ATCAGGGACTCTTACTGACCCTTGATTCTTGTGTGTAGGTGCCTGGTGGATGGGAGATCAGATGACACCACCTCGGCCTTCATATCCCCCAGGCCCAGGCAGGACACGCTGCAGTTCATGGTGGATGTGTTCAGGTTTGCAGGAGATGCCAGGAACTTGGTGAGAGCCCACATTTCTGCTCCAAGTCGATttccccaggctaagcagctgttaGGGTCCCCTGGGATGGTCCTAACCCCTCTTCCCACTTCCCTTCCAGATCTACATCACCTGTCATCTGAAAGTCACTGCAGCTGAGCAAGCCCCAGATGCCTTGAACAAGGCTTGTTCCTTCAACAAAGCAGGCAACATGTGAGTAGCCTAGAACCCCATCAGGGGAGTGACAGGCAGCCTAGAACAGAACTCTTCACTGTAGATGACTGTTCCTGTTCTGTTCCAGCTGGTCTCCAGTGGAAGGCATCCGAGACATCTGCAGGTGCTGTGAGACTGGGAACTGTGGGCTGGCTGGACAGTCCAGGAGAGTGAACCCTCTGGACAGATGGTCAGGGAGGCGCTTCCAGAGAGACGTGGCCTCCAGGCATGGTAGGATCTCTATAATCAGAGTTAATAGGTGGCTGTGTGGTGTTTAGGTCTCTCAATAAAAAAGGGGGTTCTGCTAGACAACCCAGGGACCTTCAGCTTGGCTTTATCACAATGTGGATAACGAAGCAACACCCATGTAGTAACATCTCTTACCTCAATACAGGTGACTCCTCACTGAGGGAGGCTGAGGCTGATGTTGTGGTAGGACCCCTATTCATCACTGATGCCTATTGGGGATCCAGGAATCTTGTGGAAGATCAAATGGAAGTAGGGAAGGCAGCATCACCAGGTACTTAACTTGTATAGTAGTAATCCATGCACCTTCAGGGCATTGGGCCTTTTATGAAAAGTGAAAACTCCCTGCAACCACCAGGCTCAGCCCTGCAACCCAAGGGAACACTGAGTAAATGGCTTTGCCAGGACAAACCTATGGGCTGTCAGACCAGTGGGGAGGACCCAAAAGAAGCAAACTAGAATCCAGGGAAGTTCTCCATCCTCCACTCCTGACTCCACCCCCAGCTGGGCTGAAGCACTAAAGTGGCTGAGACTAATTTATAATCTGGGTGGCTTGTTTAACAGGAAgtgcctgactcctgctccaggAAGTTATGACAAAACACATACCACAGAACCAATAGAGTGACCTTAACAGAGGGCTAGATTTAGGAGGGAacatggaaaattacagtagGGTCATAGGATTAACAAGGTGGGAATCTGATCATGTCTTGGATTTGTGGATCAACAtccaaggagtatggggaataaagtGGTGGTAGAAGTACATAAGTTTAGCTTATGTCCCAGCTTGGTGGGagaaatctcatgactggaatgtAGCTATAGATGGATATAGCtccttcaggaaggacaggatttaaaaaaaggaTACCTTGTCTATTCTTGATGTACATGTGTTCTGTGTCCTCTCCTGGATCTTAGATCAGTTTAATGTCTCTGCCTAAAGAATATATCcgggggaggggagtgcaggtCCATTGTAGATTCCAAATCAGGAAGAAGTGGATGAGGAATTTCTAGGACATAATAGAAATATCAAAACAGGAGACCTGGTGGTAATGGGGGACTTTCTTTTCTAAGACATCTGGGTTGTCCAATACAGCAAAAACTAATTCTTCCAACAAGTTCACACTACATTCTGTTTTGGAGAGTAGAGGCAGTAACTGAGGAGAGCCATCTGAGACTTGATCCTGACCAACAGGGAGGCATTGGTAACAAAtcagaaggtggaaggcaattggGGTGGAAGAGATCCTGCAATGATCTCTTACAAGCCTAAGGCAAGAGCAGTAAAATCAAGATAATGGACTTCAAAAATAGCCGATTAACAGACAGGTAGGGAAAGGTCCCAAGGGAAGGTAATTTAAGGGGAAAAGGAATTCAGAAGAGCTAGCAATTTCTCAAGGAGAAATATTACAAGCACACCTGCAAACTATCCCAATTTAAAGGAAAGGTAGAGTAAGGTCACTATGGCTCCATCAAGAGCTCTTTAATGTCCTAAAAATGCTAAGGAGTACAAAATgctagcacaagcatgtagggacaaaatcagactAAGGCacaaaaatgagttacacctgccaagggacataaaaggcaaaaagccattctgcaaatacattaggagcaagagactAAGGAAAGGGGCTGCCCTTTCCTTAGTGGGGAGGGGATCTAATAagggatgacatcaagaaggctgaggtgtctAGTGCCTATTTTTCTTCAGTCACCATTAAAAAGGTTTacggtgaccagatactcaacaccaCTATTAACAAGgtggaaggaacacaagccaaagtAGGTAAAGAACAGGATAGAAAGTATTGAGCTGTATTctagttggcagggcctgatatCTATCCTACGGAACTAGCTGAAACCATCTCTGAACCGTTAGTGATCACTCGTCCTCCATGCACTCTGAGATGAGGTCCCAAAGGACTAGATAGGCACTACGTTTGCACCaagctttaaaaaggggaaccaAAGGCCTGGGAAATAGGACTAGTTAGCCTAACTTTATTACAAACTGATTGCGCCATACCTTACAGGTAGGCGCCTAGAAGACAATAGGGTTATAGGGAGTAGGCAGCATGAATTGGTTTGACATTTGTTCTTGATCAATaactgtcaaaaaaggaaattactggcctagtggtgcaggaggtgggggaagcAGATGTCAGGTGTGTGTATAGACTTTTTTAGTCAGCCTTGGATCAGTCCAAtgagtctcataagcaaactaaggaaatgcatGTAGAtgcaactggttgaaagatattACTCAGTAATTATCAGTGGTCTGCTGTGACTCTGAGAGGGTGTATTTAAGCAGACAGtccctgggtctggtactagtcaatatttttgtGAATCTCTTAGATAAGAGGGGTGAGTGTACTTAAAGGGTGGCTGACACCGTGCAACCCGTCTCAGCTTGCGCTCTGGAGTACAGGATAAGAATTCAAAACTGACTGGAGAATTCAAGATGGAAGTCCATGAAGTGCTAAGCACTACACTTAagaagggaaaaatcaaatgcctgGCTACAAAAGAGGGAATAACTGGCTTGCCTATGTAGGATACAAACACCCAGCGATTTCACTAAAGCTGGAAAAGTGCCTGGTTCCCATTCTAACCACAGATCTTTCCTACAGGTGCAGAAGAGACTCCTGGGCTGGTGCTTGGGCTGAGCTTGGTGGCGGCTGCTATTGGTTTGGCCTCCGTGACTCTGACCATCTGCTTCATATACAAAAACCGCAGCCGTGCAATGGCTGGTGCTGTCATGTGACTTGGCCCTTCTGTGTCATGTAAAATAAACCCATAAATGGACTTGAGTCTGGTCAGTGCTGACTTCTTAATGGGTGGGAGTGATGCTTTCTGTGCTGTGGGGGTAACTCAACCAGCTGGTCTCCTCATGAACTGACACTGCAGTGATTACTATTCACACAGTGGGGGGATGAGGGCAGAGTTAGCCTCTCTCCTGGCAACAGAGTTGAGCTGTTAATGTGAAATGTTGGCAGTGCTGTCCTGAGCTGCTTGGGATCTAACACCTGCTACCTGTAGTCCTTCTCCAAACAAAAGCAGTCTGCCTTAATTTGCAGGGGGAGTCATGGCTGGAAGTCACTGGTGACAACAGCTAGAGGCAGCCAGAATGCTGAGAACAGATCTAACAGCAGGCCTATCCTAGATAGAAAGGTATAAATTCCACCTCGAGGGGAGACACCCACGCTATAACTAGTGTGGctgtggagtgggaggggctcCCTGCCTCCCTATGTACCAGGGTATCACTGTCAGGGCAACTAGCCCCTCACAATACCCCACtcaaccattttattttaaagttggcAAGCTCAACAGCCAAGTGCAGATAAGCTTCCTccagctggaatttacacctggTCAAGTCTAGGGTAGCATTATTACTAAGGAGAACAAGCTACCAGTGGACCAAACTCATCCCTGGTATAACTTCGGTGGCCAGGTATTAGTCATAGTCCTGGCCCTGCGGTGGTTCAGTAGGGCTTGGCTTATTTATACAGTGGCCCAGCCAACATCACTTAAACAACCTCCTGCACTATCTTGGTCAGAAAACTCTGCTGCATGACACCCCTTACAGTGTGGGGAAGGGACGCTGCAGCTGGCCTCTGATGACCTCTGTAGCCAGCATCCTCCATCCAACCTGCCTTGCTGTAGAAAAGTCCTggtacagtaaaaagaaaagatgtactagtggcacctttagagactaaccagtttatctgagcatcgaatgcatccgaggaagtgagctgtagctcacgaaagcttatgctcaaataaattagctagtctctaaggtgccactagtactcattttccttttgcaactacagactaacacggctgctactctgaaacctggtacaGTAAAAACTCCCTTGGAAGGAAAACTGCAAATGCAGGGGACAGagcaggcctggggggggggggtgggggggaaggggtgcataGAGAGCAGGACCACTGAGGGCACCAGTAATGCTAGGGTGGAGGATGCCAGCAGCTAAGATGCATGTTCCTATCTGACAAGATGTGGAATAGGAAATAATCCCATGTGCCTCCTAAACATCTTCATAGggctgtgctgctgtggggaaaactatggccttgtctacagtgAACACTTGTGCTGAAATGTAACTCCCCTGCAATGGCAACATCATAAAACCATCGCAGGGAGTGGTGTAGCACTTCTGTCCATGTAGTTAGGATGATGGAGTGTCTGGGTAGATACTGTTCCATACATCAGCTGTTCTTGTCAATTTTGTGGCTCCAGGGGAGCCATGAAACTAACAAGAAAGCCAgttccccagcctggctgctaTTCTGGCTTGGGCTGCTACCTGGGGTCCCCACTGGGAGCCCTACTGCCCCCCAGAGTCCCTGCCAGGAGTACAGCAGCCAGCTAGACTCCAGCTGtggatctctctgctggaagcaagaagCCCCAGGTACCTgccctcctggctgggagcacagAGGCAAGAACTGTtcatggtgggtgggaggcacagggagCGGGAGGTGCTGATGGGCAAGGCCCGCTGgaaggcaggaggcactgggttgccagtgggtgctcagcacccaccattttttttcccatgggtgctccagccccagagcacccatggagtcggcacctgtGATGACACAAGATGCAGGGAGGAattttatccctattttacaccTGTGGAAATTGAGACATAGAGAGGCTGTGACATGGTCGTGGTCCCCCAAGAATATGGCAGCAGAACTAGAAGTTGAACCCTGAGCTGGGGAGTCCAAAGCCAGTGCTTCAACCACCAGAACACACCTCAAGGTCATCAGCGGGGTTCTGCACACATACTGCCCTCAAAAGAGCAGAGCTGGCTCTAGCCGCTGACCGTCCCTCTGTTCTCCCAACCTTCCCACGCCTGGTGCTGCAGAGATACTGACTGCTCAGCTGCCTCTAGGACAACTTTAACCTTCCCCCCATTCCTTAAGCTTTCAACCCAGCCCTTTGTTCCACTCTAGACAGCTCCCTGCCCCTAACATCCCTCCACTATGACTGCATTTATCTATCCAAACCTGCAGTTAGGGAGGGGTCATGTAATCATCCCCATCTCTcacaggggaactgaggcacgctGACAAAGGGCCAGAATTAGTGGCCACCTATCTAAATTCCCATGtaagtgattttgaaaaaaaaaatgcaaaatttggtTTTAAAGAGAAATTTAGCTGCGGCCTTCACTGAACTGGCTACAGAGAATTTCTATCAGGTGGAACCATAAAATGCCCAACCATGATCGGCATCCAATTTAACGCAGGCCCTTTAGAACCAGCCCGTGGCCCTCTGCCCATTCAGCTAATCCACCGTATAAGTGGACTGTTCAACGGTTGGTTAGACAGCAGCAGAGTCAGGCTGCTTGTGTCAGGAATGGAAGTGTTCTCTAGTGGTTAGAACCGTGGCTACAGACAGGACAACCAACCACATGCTTTGGATGTTCGCTTCAATAGACAGCCTGGCTCAGTGGATGACACTCAGGTCTGCCATATTAATGAGCTAGATATAAATGTGACCTTTCCCAAGAGGACCATTGTGCAGCCTCTTGGTGACGTTACCTATAAAACAGGGGAGAATGAGACCTGTCTCCCCTAGTGCATGCGGAGGAAGCTAGTCAAGTATAAATACACATAAATATGAACAGCCATCGCTGGAAGCAACAAATCTTGAACTTACAGTCTCCTGGGCCCAGTtcttccaaggtatttaggctcctaaattccatTGAGCCTAACTACCTATGAGGAGCTGGGTCATGGTTcctagcccagtgccctgtccCCTGGTTGAAAGAGGAATCCTGTGTTTATCTGTGCATACAGGCACAGCATGCATGGCTCACAGAAAACCCCTGGGCTCTTCCCCAGGACCAGAAATAAAACAGAAGGATTTTGGATAGGCTAAGTTTTGGGACTTGTTCTTTGGACTGGACCTTAGCCTTCAGCAGGGGTAGCCCAACGATCTCCGTTTCACGGGGATCCCTCCCTGATCATTTCTTAGCTGTGCAAAAATATCATGATTAGATTGTTCCAACAGCATACTCAAAATTTAAAAGTAGGCCACTTGGGAGAGCTGTGGCTGGCAAACCCTTTGGTCAAATGAACTCAAGTTGGCATCCCAAAATGCACCTCAGCCGCTGAACTAGATTGCCAGTTTGGGAGCTGATCTGACTATCGACACCAAGTTCAGATAAGAGGCAAAATTCAGAGACCAGGAATTTAAACAGAGAGTGGGTTTCAAACGTAACCATGATGCAGCGATCACTGCTCCATAATAAAAATCCCCTTTGGAATTGAGTATCAGCATTGCAGACTCTGCACAGCTGATGTTTCACATCCACGACAAAATGTGTCAGATTTAATTGAATGAAACCTCACAGGAATCTCCCAGAATACAACTGATGAACTGACCAACAGGTGGAGCTGATTCCCATTGGTCCTCCCATTTCCCTGCTCCAGGGATGGGTAGTGGATGTGATTGGGCCCCAGCTGCTTGCAGTCTAGGGGAGGGTGTTCATTACCTGGAGCAGCTGTGAACTGGCTTTAGGTGCAGGGTATAAAAGGCCCACAGCAGCAGATTCTCCCCATACTGGGTTTGCTACTGGTAGGCAGGATGGGGTACAGAGGTAGCCTGGGCTTTGCTCTTCTGTGCTGGGTGGTCAGTGGGGTGACCTGTTACAATCCCTGGGATTTCTCTAGGATTGACTCAGCCGTCTGGAGACCCACCCCCAGAGCTGAGCCCCCTCAACGACAAGCCCATGTGCCTTCTCTTGCCCAGCCCTCCCCCTGGGCTCGGGTTGATGCTTCCCAGCTCAGGGCTgtgtccctgctgcagcctgtcaCAGTGCAGTGTGAGGAGGCTCAGATGGTGATCACTGTGCACAGGGATCTGTTTGGCACGGGGAGACTGATCAAAGCTGCTGACCTGAGCCTTGGCCAGGCCACCTGCAGGTACACATCCCTTAATGCTGCAGAGAACACTGTGACCTTTGCAGCTGGGCTCCATGAATGTGGCAGCACCTTGCAGGTAAGGCAGCTTCATAGAAACCAGGAGCTTCCTATTTGTGGGATTAAAAAGGGGTAACAGTGCAGCACAGGGTCTTGGCTCAGTTACTGAGCCGCTAGCTATTTCTTGGAGGGGAGGGTGTCTTTTCCCCTTAGTCTTCAGTCTCCTTACAGTTAAGAACTATTTCATGTCTTTATGCTCCAAAAGGAGGTTTAAGAGCATGCATGGGGAGTGAGCCATGGTGGCTCTGTCAGATTTCACAAGTGGACCCTTGTGCTCAGTCCAAGCCAGGGACTTTTACTGCCAGGAAAGCCCAGTTTGGCTCACTGAATTCTGTGAGCTCCCCAAACCCTGTAGATGGGAAGGAGGCAGCTGAATGTGTTTCTGTACTCTGCTAGCGCAGTAACTTGAGAAGTGGAGTGAGATGTGttttacatggggggggggcagtcactGTATGGCACATACCTCAGAACAGGCACAGAGGAAACTCGTGAATAGTCATGCGATGGGGGGCACTACCATAGCTCCAGTATTTcgatggctgctcagcagaatgAGCACAGGAACTACTTGTTGGAAGACATGCCCGCTTCCTGGAGAACTGTCTTAAATTCTCAGCTCTCAGCTGAACTACTTGCCCTTAATCTGTCCAATGtcccctccttccagatgacCCCAGACTCCCTGGTTTACAGCACAAGCCTGAACTAtaaccccacccctgccagcaaCCCAGTGATCCTGAGAACCAATCCAGCTGTGATTCCCATTGAGTGTCACTACCCCAGGTGAGAGTCTGAGATGCTCAgatcccctctctccccttctggaaTCTGGCTCAGTGACTGAGGTTTGCTCCTCCTCCCAGGAAGGACAATGTGAGCAGTAAAGCCATCAAGCCAACATGGGTTCCCTTCAGCTCCACCCTGTCTGCTGAGGAGAGGCTGGATTTCTCCCTGCACCTGATGAATGGTAGGTGGAAGGTCCCTTCAGGGGagctgagccctgtcctgtctgTCCTGCTCACTGTCAACTTGCCTTCCAGATGACTGGAGTGCTGAGAGACCCTCCAATGGATTCCAGCTGGGGGAGGTCATGCATATCCAAGCTGATGTCAGCACTGGGAACCATGTGGCTTTGAGGCTCTTTGTGGACAGCTGTGTGGCCACCCTGAGCCCAGACAGGGACTCCTCTCCCCGCTatgctgtcattgacttcaatgggtaagAGCTGGGAGCCCTTTCTAGTCTAGAATCTACCTCAAGTCTGTGGGGATCTTACTAACCAGAGTTCTTGTGTGTAGGTGCCTGGTGGATGGGAGATCAGATGACACCACCTCGGCCTTCATATCCCCCAGGCCCAGGCAGGACTCACTGCAGTTCATGGTGGATGTGTTCAGGTTTGCAGGAGATGCCAGGAACTTGGTGAGAGCCCACATTTCTGCTCCAAGTCGATttccccaggctaagcagctgttaGGGTCCCCTGGGATGGTCCTAACCCCTCTTCCCAATTCCCTTCCAGATCTACATCACCTGTCATCTGAAAGTCACTGCAGCTGAGCAAGCCCCAGATGCCTTGAACAAGGCTTGTTCCTTCAACAAAGCAGGCAACATGTGAGTAGCCTAGAACCCCATCAGGGGAGTGAGAGGCAGCCTAGAACAGAACTCTTCACTGTAGATGACTGTTCCTGTTCTGTTCCAGCTGGTCTCCAGTGGAAGGCATCCGAGACATCTGCAGGTGCTGTGAGACTGGGAACTGCGCATTCCTTGGAGGACAGTCTGGGAGAGGCAGCCCTCTGGACAGATGGTCAGGGAGGCGCTTCCAGAGAGATGTGGCCTCCAGGCATGGTAGGTTCTGTGCCCACTTCACCTGGGAAGATGTCTGGCTTACTCCAGCAGACTGTTCCTGGGGGATCTTCCACCCAAAATGGGATGGATTGGTTTTCTAGTAGTGCTTCTCTCCCAATACAGGTGAGCCCTTGGTGAGGGAAGCTGAGGCTGATGTTGTGGTAGGACCCATGATCATCTTGGATACTGATCAAGGATCAAGGGATCTCTCAGTTGCTCAAATGGAAGCAGAGAAGGCAGCATCAGAGGGTAACTAGTTCTAATGAACAAGTCTCATGGTGCCTCTATTGTCACTACTAATCTACATTAGGTTTGCTGGGAAAAGATGCACTAAAAGATGGAAGAAATGAGTTTTACAAAGTCAGTTGTAAGAATCCCTTAGTCCAAGGAGGGAGTGTTAATAATGAGTCAACAAGACTCAAGAAGGGCTCCTTGTTGAGAGGGTCCAACCAGAGCCAGTCAAACATAGGACTGTCAGCCACCGTAGCCTGGGCTTATCTGCTGGGACACCAGTTGTGTGACCTGAGACCTGCAACCTATTATCCAGTGGGATTTATAAAGAGGTGCTGatctcctgctccagccacttCTAGTAGACAAACTCCAATATGTATGGCTATAAAAGACTTCAAAAAACACAGCCCTACAATACAGCTCAAAGAAAAAATCCCCCATTTTATTAACTGTGGCCTTGACTCATGTACCCAGCGAGTGCCTGGTAGATTTTTGGAGAGGAGAGGTTGCTGGAGAAGCAACTAGCTGCAGTTTTAACCATGTGTCCTTCCTCTTGTAGGATTCTCTTCTACAGCTGGTCTGATCTCAGTGGCAGCTGCCATTGCACTGGCCTTTATTACTCTGGGGATACTCGTATACAGAAGATGCAGCCATTCCAGTGCCTGAGCAGTCACAGGCCTTTTTACCTTCTGTCTAATGTAAATAAACCCCAATGACCTGATTCTGGTCTGTGACGTATTAATGGGCAAGGGAGATGCCTTCCCTTCTGTGGGGAAGGAAATGGTGTGGTTGATGCACCAACCACATTATGGACACACCCACGGGGCTGCATGGGGAGAGATCATGTGAAGGTGAAGAAAGCAGAGATTGCTGCCTTCAGGCTCCCAGAGGCAAATGGCAGGGGGATTTCCCTCCACCTGAACTGTCCATCTGGCACCTGTAACTATTACAGGGCTCTTGCAGTAGAGAGAACACACATCCCCCAGCCACTGCGCCCTCTAAGTGAAACAGATGCCATGAGGGAGTTCCTACTGACTCCATGACTGGCTTTAGGTGATGCTCTAGGGCAAGGGTTtttaaacttcattgcactgtaaTCCCCGTTGTCCAACTACTGCCCTGGTCCAGGGGGTCAAACCCCCATGGCTTaccctggggagcaggggctgtaacctgagccccactgcctaggGCAAAAGACTGACCTGCcaaacagggctgaagcccttgtgcTTTGGCCCTGGGCACTGGGGCTCAGTCGGCAACTTTAGTTTGAGCCAGTCTAACACAGCCTTGGcaaacccattaaaatggggtggtgacccactttgggatcctaGCCTGCAGTTTATCCGGGGCTCTATCTAGTTCTCTACAGTGGTAGAGACAACACAGCCAACCCTTCTCTAGGACAGGATGTCACTTCTTCAACATCTGCCCTTTAGCTGTGTGGGGAGCAGATCCAAGACCAGGGTTGCACAAATAAACCTCCTCAgcaggccagaggagagcaaaggGAGCAGCAGCGTGTATGTTCCCAGAACAAGCTCTCTGCCGGAGTGGTTATTCACCCTCTCCCGTGTGATGCtgcagtggggcaggagcagcctcTTTCCTCCAACACATGCAGCTCTCTGAGCAGGGGCCCTTGGAGGCTTGCTGTGCACCTGCAAGTGGAAGGGACTCTGAGCGAGTAAGGTCCTGACAGGGACTGTCTAAGGTCAGAGCGCCTCATCTACAGTGTCCAATGACTCCCCCAATGCCCTGGGAGGTAGGGGAATGCTGACCACCTTTCATACAAGGGGGGAAAAGACAGGGTTATTAAGTGAGGTTGCCCAGGAAGGCTTTGGCACAATGTGGAATTTAACCTTGGTCTCTTGCATGCCAAGGTGGTGTCTCAACCATCAGACCATGTCTCTCAATGCTTTTCAGCCCATATTCCCAAAGTCCCTCTGTTCTTGAAGGGACCCCTCTGACTAGCTGAGATCCAGCCCTCAAGCCGGAGGTACATTTCCCCCTGCCTCTGGCACAACTCCAGCCCTTCCTCTAAAATATGGGTCCTCTAGTTGGGAAGCTCCAAGA
The Lepidochelys kempii isolate rLepKem1 chromosome 10, rLepKem1.hap2, whole genome shotgun sequence DNA segment above includes these coding regions:
- the LOC140917925 gene encoding zona pellucida sperm-binding protein 3-like; this encodes MGYRGSLGFALLCWVVSGVTCYNPWDFSRIDSAVWRPTPRAEPPQRQAHVPSLAQPSPWARVDASQLRAVSLLQPVTVQCEEAQMVITVHRDLFGTGRLIKAADLSLGQATCRYTSLNAAENTVTFAAGLHECGSTLQMTPDSLVYSTSLNYNPTPASNPVILRTNPAVIPIECHYPRKDNVSSKAIKPTWVPFSSTLSAEERLDFSLHLMNDDWSAERPSNGFQLGEVMHIQADVSTGNHVALRLFVDSCVATLSPDRDSSPRYAVIDFNGCLVDGRSDDTTSAFISPRPRQDSLQFMVDVFRFAGDARNLIYITCHLKVTAAEQAPDALNKACSFNKAGNIWSPVEGIRDICRCCETGNCAFLGGQSGRGSPLDRWSGRRFQRDVASRHGEPLVREAEADVVVGPMIILDTDQGSRDLSVAQMEAEKAASEGFSSTAGLISVAAAIALAFITLGILVYRRCSHSSA